In Carassius auratus strain Wakin chromosome 36, ASM336829v1, whole genome shotgun sequence, the following are encoded in one genomic region:
- the LOC113055057 gene encoding small glutamine-rich tetratricopeptide repeat-containing protein alpha-like isoform X1, protein MADTKRLAFSIIQFLHDQLSSGSLSSDAQESLEVAIQCLETAFGISVEDQSLTVSPSLPEIFASAAKQQIPQNKTNSSIGSPTEEQLAEAEHLKTDGNDQMKVENYSAAVEFYSKAIQLNPQNAVYYCNRAAAYSKLGNYAGAVQDCERAIGIDPNYSKAYGRMGLALASLNKHSEAVSYYKKAMELDPDNDTYKANLQIAEQKIKEAQPSPAGGLGGVELAGLLSNPGFMNIASNLMNNPQVQQLMSGMMSGAYGPVAGATSPGAAAAAAAGAGAGGTGANDISGLIQAGQQMAQQMQQQNPELIEQLRSQMRSRPPSSAGNDEQ, encoded by the exons ATGGCAGACACAAAGCGTCTCGCATTCTCCATCATCCAGTTTCTCCATGATCAGCTGTCCTCTGGAAGTCTGTCATCAGATGCTCAAGAAAGCTTAGAAG TCGCCATCCAGTGCCTGGAGACAGCGTTTGGCATCTCTGTAGAGGACCAGAGTTTAACAGTCAGTCCGTCTCTGCCTGAGATATTTGCCTCTGCAGCTAAACAG CAGATACCTCAAAATAAGACCAATTCATCCATTGGTTCACCTACAGAGGAGCAGTTAGCAGAGGCAGAGCATCTTAAAACAGACG GCAATGACCAGATGAAGGTAGAGAACTATAGTGCAGCAGTTGAGTTCTACTCTAAAGCAATCCAGCTTAATCCTCAAAATGCTGTCTACTATTGCAACAG AGCTGCAGCCTACAGCAAACTGGGAAACTATGCCGGAGCTGTTCAAGACTGTGAACGAGCCATTGGAATCGATCCAAACTACAGTAAAGCATATGGACGGATGGG GCTTGCTCTTGCAAGTTTGAACAAACACTCAGAGGCTGTGAGCTACTACAAGAAAGCGATGGAGCTGGACCCTGACAACGACACTTACAAAGCCAACCTCCAAATAGCCGAACAGAAGATAAAGGAAGCGCAGCCCAGCCCC GCAGGGGGTTTGGGTGGAGTTGAACTGGCTGGTTTGCTGAGTAACCCTGGTTTCATGAACAtt GCATCTAATTTAATGAACAACCCACAAGTGCAACAACT GATGTCAGGTATGATGTCTGGGGCTTACGGTCCTGTGGCAGGAGCCACCTCTccaggagcagcagcagcagcagcagctggagctggagcaggagGTACAGGTGCCAATGACATCTCCGGCCTCATACAGGC TGGTCAGCAGATGGCGCAGCAAATGCAGCAGCAGAACCCTGAGCTTATCGAGCAGCTGAGGAGTCAAATGCGCAGTCGACCTCCCAGTAGTGCTGGCAACGACGAACAATGA
- the LOC113055057 gene encoding small glutamine-rich tetratricopeptide repeat-containing protein alpha-like isoform X2 encodes MADTKRLAFSIIQFLHDQLSSGSLSSDAQESLEVAIQCLETAFGISVEDQSLTVSPSLPEIFASAAKQIPQNKTNSSIGSPTEEQLAEAEHLKTDGNDQMKVENYSAAVEFYSKAIQLNPQNAVYYCNRAAAYSKLGNYAGAVQDCERAIGIDPNYSKAYGRMGLALASLNKHSEAVSYYKKAMELDPDNDTYKANLQIAEQKIKEAQPSPAGGLGGVELAGLLSNPGFMNIASNLMNNPQVQQLMSGMMSGAYGPVAGATSPGAAAAAAAGAGAGGTGANDISGLIQAGQQMAQQMQQQNPELIEQLRSQMRSRPPSSAGNDEQ; translated from the exons ATGGCAGACACAAAGCGTCTCGCATTCTCCATCATCCAGTTTCTCCATGATCAGCTGTCCTCTGGAAGTCTGTCATCAGATGCTCAAGAAAGCTTAGAAG TCGCCATCCAGTGCCTGGAGACAGCGTTTGGCATCTCTGTAGAGGACCAGAGTTTAACAGTCAGTCCGTCTCTGCCTGAGATATTTGCCTCTGCAGCTAAACAG ATACCTCAAAATAAGACCAATTCATCCATTGGTTCACCTACAGAGGAGCAGTTAGCAGAGGCAGAGCATCTTAAAACAGACG GCAATGACCAGATGAAGGTAGAGAACTATAGTGCAGCAGTTGAGTTCTACTCTAAAGCAATCCAGCTTAATCCTCAAAATGCTGTCTACTATTGCAACAG AGCTGCAGCCTACAGCAAACTGGGAAACTATGCCGGAGCTGTTCAAGACTGTGAACGAGCCATTGGAATCGATCCAAACTACAGTAAAGCATATGGACGGATGGG GCTTGCTCTTGCAAGTTTGAACAAACACTCAGAGGCTGTGAGCTACTACAAGAAAGCGATGGAGCTGGACCCTGACAACGACACTTACAAAGCCAACCTCCAAATAGCCGAACAGAAGATAAAGGAAGCGCAGCCCAGCCCC GCAGGGGGTTTGGGTGGAGTTGAACTGGCTGGTTTGCTGAGTAACCCTGGTTTCATGAACAtt GCATCTAATTTAATGAACAACCCACAAGTGCAACAACT GATGTCAGGTATGATGTCTGGGGCTTACGGTCCTGTGGCAGGAGCCACCTCTccaggagcagcagcagcagcagcagctggagctggagcaggagGTACAGGTGCCAATGACATCTCCGGCCTCATACAGGC TGGTCAGCAGATGGCGCAGCAAATGCAGCAGCAGAACCCTGAGCTTATCGAGCAGCTGAGGAGTCAAATGCGCAGTCGACCTCCCAGTAGTGCTGGCAACGACGAACAATGA